The Opitutales bacterium ASA1 genome window below encodes:
- a CDS encoding alpha/beta fold hydrolase, translated as MPVLVSNYRPPPGLANGHLQTVLPALARRVAMPPPLRRRVETPDGDFLDLDLHGEGGRRVAIVSHGLEGDSRRAYVAGMARCLRAAGWDVVAWNFRGCSGVSNRSLRSYHSGASDDLGIVVDYVRATWPRREIALVGFSLGGNVTLKYLGEQGDEAVGFIAGAVAVSVPCDLAGCAARLETRENRFYLRRFLRTLVAKIEVKHLVYPESLDVRGLREIRTFTEFDTRFTAPLHGFVDAADYWARCSSRQFLGSIRVPTLLLNSRDDPFLSPSCFPDAEAAASAWLHLEAPAHGGHVGFIRPAREYWSETRAREFLEAACDRGGSAPALSDLGERPSVRA; from the coding sequence ATGCCTGTCCTCGTCTCCAACTATCGACCTCCACCCGGACTCGCGAACGGCCATCTGCAGACCGTTTTGCCGGCGCTCGCCCGACGCGTCGCGATGCCGCCTCCGTTGAGGCGCCGAGTCGAAACGCCGGACGGAGATTTCCTAGATCTGGACCTCCATGGAGAGGGCGGCCGACGCGTGGCGATCGTCTCGCACGGTCTCGAGGGGGACTCGCGCCGCGCTTACGTCGCGGGTATGGCGCGGTGCCTCCGCGCGGCGGGGTGGGACGTCGTGGCGTGGAACTTCCGAGGATGCAGCGGCGTATCCAACAGATCGTTACGCTCCTATCACAGCGGGGCGAGCGACGATCTCGGCATCGTCGTGGACTACGTGCGGGCAACGTGGCCGCGACGGGAGATCGCACTCGTCGGATTCAGTCTCGGCGGCAACGTCACGCTCAAGTACCTCGGCGAACAGGGCGACGAGGCGGTGGGATTCATCGCAGGTGCGGTCGCGGTCTCCGTGCCTTGCGACTTGGCGGGATGCGCCGCGCGGCTCGAGACGCGCGAAAACCGATTTTACCTGCGCCGTTTCCTACGGACGCTCGTCGCGAAGATCGAGGTCAAGCACTTGGTCTACCCGGAAAGTCTCGACGTGCGAGGGTTGCGGGAGATTCGCACCTTCACCGAGTTCGACACGCGTTTCACGGCACCCCTGCACGGATTCGTGGATGCGGCAGACTATTGGGCGCGTTGCAGTTCGCGGCAGTTCCTCGGGAGCATCCGAGTGCCGACGCTCCTGCTCAACTCACGGGACGATCCGTTCTTGTCGCCGTCGTGTTTTCCCGACGCGGAGGCGGCCGCGAGCGCATGGCTGCACTTGGAGGCGCCGGCCCACGGCGGGCACGTGGGATTCATCCGTCCGGCGCGCGAGTACTGGAGCGAGACGCGGGCACGGGAGTTTCTCGAAGCGGCATGCGACCGGGGTGGAAGCGCCCCAGCACTTTCGGATCTCGGCGAGCGGCCATCGGTCCGAGCCTGA
- a CDS encoding AraC family transcriptional regulator — protein MDRVRDDMEKVDREERSRRSLLSKQVSKASYCFLESVPSRRPGPIVAMAGRETCDPDYLVQRATYPFHVLEIVTSGAGRAVLDGRAFDLGVGSVFVTAPKTQCEIRCDRARPLVKSFVCFGGTRCTTRLARAGLVSGQPHRVSAVGEIAAAVDDLVREGRATGPHVREVCAHLFEVVLLKIASFGRPGGTSDEQHESAREHFLRCRNAIDAEVPRLATLGDVARAAGMDPSSVCRLFRRFQGISPYQYLLRRKMNLAAELLMERGGLVKEVGATVGFDDPFHFSRVFKAVHGVAPRAFVRALRSG, from the coding sequence ATGGACAGAGTGCGCGACGACATGGAGAAAGTCGACCGCGAGGAAAGGAGCCGTCGTTCACTGCTTTCGAAGCAAGTGAGCAAGGCCAGCTATTGTTTCCTCGAGTCCGTGCCGTCGCGCCGGCCGGGACCGATCGTGGCGATGGCCGGGCGCGAAACGTGCGACCCGGACTACCTCGTGCAGCGTGCGACCTACCCGTTTCACGTGCTGGAAATCGTCACGTCGGGTGCGGGGCGAGCGGTGCTCGACGGGCGTGCGTTCGACCTCGGCGTCGGGTCGGTGTTCGTCACCGCCCCGAAGACGCAGTGCGAGATCCGCTGCGATCGTGCGCGGCCGCTCGTGAAGAGCTTCGTGTGTTTCGGCGGCACGCGGTGCACCACGCGGTTGGCTCGCGCAGGGCTCGTGTCGGGACAGCCGCATCGAGTCTCTGCAGTGGGGGAGATCGCGGCCGCGGTGGACGATCTCGTGCGCGAGGGCAGAGCGACCGGGCCGCACGTGCGCGAGGTGTGCGCACATTTGTTCGAAGTCGTCCTGTTGAAGATCGCGTCCTTCGGTCGTCCCGGCGGGACCTCCGACGAGCAGCACGAGAGCGCGCGCGAACACTTCCTGCGGTGCCGCAACGCGATCGATGCGGAGGTGCCCCGACTCGCGACTTTGGGCGACGTCGCGCGTGCGGCCGGCATGGACCCGTCCAGCGTGTGCCGCCTCTTTCGTCGCTTTCAGGGGATCTCGCCGTACCAGTATCTGCTCCGACGCAAGATGAACCTCGCGGCCGAGCTGTTGATGGAGCGCGGAGGACTGGTGAAGGAGGTCGGTGCTACGGTGGGCTTCGACGATCCGTTTCATTTCAGCCGGGTCTTCAAGGCGGTGCACGGTGTCGCGCCGCGTGCCTTCGTGCGTGCGTTGCGGTCGGGTTGA
- a CDS encoding L-fucose/L-arabinose isomerase family protein: MKKKSVRKPTVLLVANGDLRQSANEKCWPAQAEMEAKLSACLADLGWRVKRAHPFKPQLGHGFIGSQKEGMEVFATIDADMPLIVAESVWQYSHHVLHGLVSHRGPILTVANWSGTWPGLVGMLNLNGSLTKAGVRYSTLWSENFDDAFFLDGLKTWLATGTLKHRTRHVTALARCSVPARARKLASSIAADLRRAKSIMGVFDEGCMGMYNAVIPDELLFPCGVYKERLSQSALYYEATQVTDAEARAVYDWYRAKGLQFVFGSDPETSLTEEQVLWQCRTYVAACRIAEEFGCETIGIQYQQGLKDLLPASDLVEGTLNNDDRPPVADAAGKPIRPGRAIPHFNEVDECSGLDALFTNRIHRALGEPVETTLHDLRWGDFDRSGTTDDYVWVFLISGSAPPAHHVGGWAGTRSLRQPPMYFRLGGGTLCGVAKPGEIVWSRVFVENGRLKMDLGRAKVVALPEAETERRWKETTPEWPIMHAVTYGVSRDQMMARHKANHIQVAYAKNAAAADLALYAKAALAAELGIEVFLCGTRADGKPF, encoded by the coding sequence ATGAAGAAGAAGTCCGTCCGGAAACCCACCGTGCTGCTCGTCGCCAACGGCGATCTGCGCCAGTCCGCCAACGAGAAGTGCTGGCCCGCGCAGGCCGAGATGGAGGCGAAGCTCTCCGCCTGTCTCGCCGATCTCGGTTGGCGGGTGAAACGCGCGCACCCTTTCAAGCCGCAGCTCGGCCACGGCTTCATCGGCTCGCAGAAGGAAGGCATGGAGGTGTTCGCCACGATCGATGCCGACATGCCGCTGATTGTGGCCGAATCGGTCTGGCAGTACTCGCACCACGTGCTGCACGGCTTGGTCTCGCATCGCGGACCGATCCTCACGGTCGCCAATTGGTCCGGCACCTGGCCGGGCCTGGTCGGCATGCTCAATCTCAACGGCTCGCTGACGAAGGCCGGCGTGCGCTACTCGACGCTTTGGAGCGAGAACTTCGACGACGCCTTCTTCCTCGATGGACTGAAGACGTGGCTCGCCACCGGCACGTTGAAACACCGCACGCGCCACGTGACGGCGCTCGCGAGGTGCTCAGTCCCCGCACGGGCGCGCAAGCTCGCGAGTTCGATCGCCGCCGACCTGCGCCGAGCCAAGTCGATCATGGGCGTGTTCGACGAAGGTTGCATGGGCATGTACAACGCCGTGATCCCCGACGAGTTGCTCTTCCCCTGCGGGGTCTACAAGGAGCGCCTCTCGCAGTCCGCGCTCTACTACGAGGCGACGCAGGTGACCGATGCCGAGGCTCGCGCCGTCTACGATTGGTATCGCGCGAAAGGGCTGCAGTTCGTGTTCGGTTCCGATCCGGAGACGAGCCTCACCGAGGAGCAAGTGCTCTGGCAGTGCCGCACCTACGTCGCCGCCTGCCGCATCGCCGAGGAGTTCGGCTGCGAGACGATCGGCATCCAATACCAACAGGGTCTCAAGGATCTCCTGCCTGCCTCCGACCTCGTCGAAGGCACGCTCAACAACGACGATCGTCCGCCCGTCGCGGACGCCGCCGGCAAGCCCATCCGGCCCGGTCGCGCCATTCCACACTTCAACGAAGTCGACGAATGCTCCGGCCTCGACGCGTTGTTCACCAACCGCATCCACCGCGCCCTCGGCGAGCCGGTCGAGACGACGTTGCACGATCTGCGCTGGGGCGATTTCGACCGCTCCGGTACGACCGACGACTACGTGTGGGTGTTTCTCATCTCCGGCAGTGCACCGCCCGCGCACCACGTCGGCGGCTGGGCCGGCACGCGATCGCTCCGCCAGCCCCCGATGTATTTCCGCCTCGGCGGTGGAACTCTCTGCGGCGTCGCCAAACCCGGCGAGATCGTCTGGAGCCGCGTGTTCGTCGAGAACGGTCGCCTGAAGATGGACCTCGGTCGAGCCAAGGTCGTCGCACTTCCCGAAGCCGAGACGGAGCGACGCTGGAAGGAAACGACGCCCGAGTGGCCGATCATGCACGCGGTGACCTACGGCGTGTCGCGCGATCAAATGATGGCGCGCCACAAGGCCAACCACATCCAGGTCGCCTACGCGAAAAACGCCGCTGCCGCCGACCTCGCGCTCTACGCCAAGGCCGCACTCGCCGCCGAACTCGGTATCGAAGTCTTCCTCTGCGGCACGCGCGCAGACGGAAAGCCCTTCTGA
- the rlmN_3 gene encoding 23S rRNA (adenine(2503)-C(2))-methyltransferase RlmN yields the protein MQQSLLEFDRVSLEAEFACRGFKPAHASEVLRALYRSGTPLAAARPSRELPRSLVAFLREWAGKVPGPTLAARQEADDGTVKLLLRLLDGRTVESVLMPDYRGERAAGCVSSQVGCAMGCDFCATTRTGFERNLSVGEIVAQFLALRTEAARAGRRLHTLVFMGMGEPMLNLDNVIEAVRRIGGGELGALGWRQITVSTVGIVPGIQSLDATGLAVNLAVSLHAPDDATRARLLPPGRRFAIAEILGAMDEFQARRGRPTIIQYCLLAGVNDSLEHAHALADVLGARRTHVNLLTYNATGTSLRGVNYLPTDEDTARAFQRVLSARGLVAHFRRSRGPEIDAACGQLRRRVG from the coding sequence GTGCAACAGTCTCTGCTCGAGTTCGATCGCGTCTCGCTGGAAGCGGAGTTCGCGTGCCGCGGCTTCAAGCCGGCGCATGCGTCGGAGGTGTTGCGAGCGCTTTATCGAAGCGGAACGCCGCTCGCGGCCGCTCGGCCGTCGCGCGAGTTGCCGCGCAGCCTCGTCGCGTTCTTGCGCGAGTGGGCCGGAAAGGTACCGGGTCCGACACTCGCGGCCCGGCAAGAGGCCGACGACGGCACCGTGAAACTGCTGTTGCGTCTGCTCGACGGGAGGACTGTCGAGTCGGTCCTCATGCCGGACTATCGAGGCGAAAGGGCGGCGGGTTGTGTCTCGTCGCAAGTCGGCTGTGCCATGGGCTGCGATTTCTGCGCGACCACGCGCACGGGATTCGAGCGCAACCTGAGCGTAGGCGAGATCGTGGCCCAGTTTCTCGCGTTGCGCACCGAGGCTGCTCGCGCGGGCCGCAGACTGCACACGCTCGTCTTCATGGGCATGGGTGAACCGATGCTCAATCTCGACAACGTGATCGAGGCCGTGCGCCGGATCGGTGGCGGCGAGTTGGGTGCGCTCGGCTGGAGACAAATCACCGTCTCGACCGTGGGGATCGTTCCCGGTATCCAAAGTCTGGATGCGACGGGTCTCGCCGTGAACCTCGCCGTCTCGCTGCATGCGCCGGACGACGCGACGCGTGCGCGGCTCTTGCCGCCGGGGAGGCGGTTTGCCATCGCGGAGATCCTCGGCGCGATGGACGAGTTTCAAGCGCGGCGTGGCCGGCCCACGATCATCCAGTATTGCCTGCTGGCGGGCGTGAACGACTCGCTCGAGCACGCGCACGCGCTCGCCGACGTGCTCGGTGCGCGCCGGACTCACGTCAATCTGCTGACCTACAACGCGACCGGCACGAGCTTGCGCGGCGTGAACTACCTACCGACCGACGAGGATACGGCGCGCGCGTTTCAGCGGGTGCTCTCGGCGCGCGGGCTCGTGGCGCATTTCCGACGTTCGCGCGGTCCGGAGATCGACGCGGCTTGCGGGCAGTTGCGCCGGCGCGTCGGCTGA